The nucleotide window GTCAAAGAGGCTGGGAGCACCTATGGATCTCGCGGTGGACCAAGCGAGATCACTGAGCGCTAACCACCCAGGTCGATCCCCAATGGCAACCGGTTTGCTGGCCAGTGGAGCAGGTCACGAGCGAGTCGGAAAGCGTAGCGATCGGTCATGCCAGCGACGTAGGCAACTACCTGGTATTCGACGGGAAGCGACGGATCGCGTTGTGGCAATGCTGTCGGGTGTTCGAGGAGATAGTCGGTAAGTGACCGCAGTATCGCGATCACGGCCTTGCTCTGGTTTTCGGCGGCCTGGGTGGTGTAGATGTGGGTGTAGTTAAAGGCGCGTAGCATCGCTAACGCCTCTCCTGCCTCCGCGCTGAGGCCGATCGTGCCACGATGGACTGAGGTCCAGATGACATCGGTGATAAAGTAGTCGAGCTGTTGGGTGCGGTGGGACCCAATGAGTTGCGTGAGATCATCGGGGACGGCACTTCTTTCGAGGAGGCCAGCATCGATTGCATCTTCGAGGTCGTGAGCGCAATAGGCGATGCGATCTGCCAGCGCTACGATCTCAGCCTCTGGGGTCATGGGCTTTGGCCTCGACCAGGAGTGGTTCGCGATTCCATCGGTGGTCTCTTGGCAGAGGTTCAGTTGGGCTAAGGTGACATACGCACCCCAAGGTGCATGATCGAAACCGTCAGGTAAAAAGGGTTCAAGAGCGACCTCACTGGCGTGTCCACCTGGTCCGTGTCCACAGTCATGACCGAGAGCAATTGCCTCAGTAAGGTCGGTGTTCAGACGGAGCCGACGTGCGATAGCGACTGCCACCTGCGATACCTCCAAGGCATGGGTAAGGCGGGTACGTTGGTGGTCTGCGGGGAAGATGAAGACCTGCGTTTTGCCGGCGAGACGTCGAAATGCACTGGAATGCAGAATGCGGTCTCGATCGCGCTCAAAGCAGGTTCGAAGGACGTCTGGCTCCTCACGTTGCGGTCGATTTCCGGCACCATGAGCGAGGGTGGCTCCACTGCTCAGCGTCGCGGCCTGCTGCTCTTCGGTACTTCGTCGGTCGGCGAGGGTGGTCTCGATCGACATCGGCGTTTCATGCGCGGTGATGATGTTACCTGCAGCACGGTTACCGTGCATAGTGGCAAGCCATTCGGCCTGATGGTCTCGGTGGGGATTAGTTGTGGTCATCGGGTCCTCCTTGTCACATCTGCTCTCGCTGCGGTGACCGCTCCTCTCGTTAAGTGTGGTGCGTGGGTATGACAGGCATGGCCGCAGCCCCTGCGGGCATGACAGAGGAGCGGTGTGTGGAGCATGTGGCTCGGT belongs to Ferrimicrobium sp. and includes:
- a CDS encoding HD domain-containing protein, which encodes MHGNRAAGNIITAHETPMSIETTLADRRSTEEQQAATLSSGATLAHGAGNRPQREEPDVLRTCFERDRDRILHSSAFRRLAGKTQVFIFPADHQRTRLTHALEVSQVAVAIARRLRLNTDLTEAIALGHDCGHGPGGHASEVALEPFLPDGFDHAPWGAYVTLAQLNLCQETTDGIANHSWSRPKPMTPEAEIVALADRIAYCAHDLEDAIDAGLLERSAVPDDLTQLIGSHRTQQLDYFITDVIWTSVHRGTIGLSAEAGEALAMLRAFNYTHIYTTQAAENQSKAVIAILRSLTDYLLEHPTALPQRDPSLPVEYQVVAYVAGMTDRYAFRLARDLLHWPANRLPLGIDLGG